Proteins encoded by one window of Crassostrea angulata isolate pt1a10 chromosome 9, ASM2561291v2, whole genome shotgun sequence:
- the LOC128162552 gene encoding parathyroid hormone/parathyroid hormone-related peptide receptor-like isoform X3 encodes MEKLEEAATNCRKVIKSFVFNGSTNNGLYCEPVWDNIMCWEATAAGTVATQRCPTYIQGLQTDGHAKRHCTENGTWFIPPGRNVSWTDFGDCIKNNKQLTFSPETQDHLVRIRLIYNIGYGVSLCSLVVAVFIMLCCRKLSSKSNTLHINLFIAFILRAIMSFLKESLFVDGLGLEKDLKNVNGVYRFREDVTHWECKLLFTVFVYTISACAMWIFMEALYLYMMVYNTYFTEKHGVQLYVVFGWLLPVVFIIPWVVVRAKMEDILCWNTNPNPSYLWIMRGPLFLIYIVNFLLFLDIVRVLFIRVRKNQRVSGARKVRKMAKFIVVLIPLFGVCYIVFSFLGGNDIDVDRDIPYLYAEMFYNSFQGFLLAVLFCFLNEEVLQEIRKAWYKYALRRRESYVYSRSAFMTTWKKGSNRSHTVSSFIDGERSSDITNSTRLLPKGKNNNECVSKSFTDLRAEAVEAIRRETCEEANCRFLTVPSHKHRHHSNVNSEVIDLN; translated from the exons GTCTGTACTGTGAGCCCGTCTGGGATAACATCATGTGTTGGGAGGCCACGGCAGCCGGTACTGTGGCAACGCAAAGATGTCCGACCTATATCCAGGGTCTACAAACCGACG gACACGCGAAACGACACTGTACGGAGAACGGAACTTGGTTCATTCCGCCAGGACGGAATGTCAGCTGGACAGACTTTGGAGACTGcatcaaaaacaacaaacaactCACATTCTCACCGGAGACGCAG GACCATCTGGTTCGTATCAGGCTGATATATAACATCGGGTACGGGGTGTCGCTATGTTCCCTCGTGGTGGCTGTCTTCATCATGCTGTGCTGCAG AAAACTGTCGTCTAAAAGTAACACATTACACATTAACCTATTCATCGCCTTCATCCTGAGAGCCATCATGTCCTTCCTGAAGGAGAGCCTATTCGTGGACGGGCTGGGACTGGAAAAAGACCTCAAAAACGTCAACGGGGTGTACCGATTCCGAGAGGACGTAACG CACTGGGAGTGCAAACTGCTATTCACAGTGTTTGTATACACTATATCTGCGTGCGCAATGTGGATATTTATGGAGGCCCTGTATCTGTATATGATGGTATACAACACGTACTTCACAGAGAAGCACGGGGTCCAACTCTACGTCGTGTTCGGGTGGT TGCTTCCAGTCGTGTTTATCATACCATGGGTGGTAGTACGAGCTAAAATGGAGGATATATT GTGTTGGAATACAAATCCTAACCCGAGTTATCTCTGGATCATGCGGGGACCGCtctttttaatatacatt GTAAATTTCCTACTTTTTCTTGACATTGTGAGAGTACTATTCATACGTGTTAGGAAGAACCAGAGAGTGTCTGGGGCAAGAAAAGTAAG GAAGATGGCCAAGTTTATAGTAGTTCTGATCCCTTTATTTGGAGTCTGTTACATCGTGTTCTCCTTCTTGGGAGGGAACGACATTGACGTTGATAGGGATATCCCTTACCTGTACGCCGAGATGTTCTACAACTCCTTTCAG GGCTTTTTATTAGCAGTACTCTTTTGTTTTCTGAACGAAGAG GTATTGCAGGAGATACGCAAGGCTTGGTACAAATACGCTCTTCGCAGGAGAGAAAGCTATGTGTATTCTAGATCAGCGTTCATGACCACGTGGAAGAAAGGATCCAACCGGTCTCATACAGTGTCCTCATTCATTGACGGAGAAAGGTCGTCTGACATTACAAACTCCACAAGACTCCTGCCAAAAGGCAAGAACAATAATGAGTGTGTGTCCAAGTCCTTTACTGACTTGAGGGCGGAAGCTGTCGAGGCCATTCGAAGAGAAACTTGCGAGGAGGCAAATTGTCGGTTTTTGACGGTGCCTAGCCATAAACACCGTCACCACTCGAACGTGAACTCTGAAGTCATCGATCTCAACTGA
- the LOC128162552 gene encoding secretin receptor-like isoform X2 has product MDMDVHWKPLRVFNYLTDTSRRKYEQMEKLEEAATNCRKVIKSFVFNGSTNNGLYCEPVWDNIMCWEATAAGTVATQRCPTYIQGLQTDGHAKRHCTENGTWFIPPGRNVSWTDFGDCIKNNKQLTFSPETQDHLVRIRLIYNIGYGVSLCSLVVAVFIMLCCRKLSSKSNTLHINLFIAFILRAIMSFLKESLFVDGLGLEKDLKNVNGVYRFREDVTHWECKLLFTVFVYTISACAMWIFMEALYLYMMVYNTYFTEKHGVQLYVVFGWLLPVVFIIPWVVVRAKMEDILCWNTNPNPSYLWIMRGPLFLIYIVNFLLFLDIVRVLFIRVRKNQRVSGARKVRKMAKFIVVLIPLFGVCYIVFSFLGGNDIDVDRDIPYLYAEMFYNSFQGFLLAVLFCFLNEEVLQEIRKAWYKYALRRRESYVYSRSAFMTTWKKGSNRSHTVSSFIDGERSSDITNSTRLLPKGKNNNECVSKSFTDLRAEAVEAIRRETCEEANCRFLTVPSHKHRHHSNVNSEVIDLN; this is encoded by the exons GTCTGTACTGTGAGCCCGTCTGGGATAACATCATGTGTTGGGAGGCCACGGCAGCCGGTACTGTGGCAACGCAAAGATGTCCGACCTATATCCAGGGTCTACAAACCGACG gACACGCGAAACGACACTGTACGGAGAACGGAACTTGGTTCATTCCGCCAGGACGGAATGTCAGCTGGACAGACTTTGGAGACTGcatcaaaaacaacaaacaactCACATTCTCACCGGAGACGCAG GACCATCTGGTTCGTATCAGGCTGATATATAACATCGGGTACGGGGTGTCGCTATGTTCCCTCGTGGTGGCTGTCTTCATCATGCTGTGCTGCAG AAAACTGTCGTCTAAAAGTAACACATTACACATTAACCTATTCATCGCCTTCATCCTGAGAGCCATCATGTCCTTCCTGAAGGAGAGCCTATTCGTGGACGGGCTGGGACTGGAAAAAGACCTCAAAAACGTCAACGGGGTGTACCGATTCCGAGAGGACGTAACG CACTGGGAGTGCAAACTGCTATTCACAGTGTTTGTATACACTATATCTGCGTGCGCAATGTGGATATTTATGGAGGCCCTGTATCTGTATATGATGGTATACAACACGTACTTCACAGAGAAGCACGGGGTCCAACTCTACGTCGTGTTCGGGTGGT TGCTTCCAGTCGTGTTTATCATACCATGGGTGGTAGTACGAGCTAAAATGGAGGATATATT GTGTTGGAATACAAATCCTAACCCGAGTTATCTCTGGATCATGCGGGGACCGCtctttttaatatacatt GTAAATTTCCTACTTTTTCTTGACATTGTGAGAGTACTATTCATACGTGTTAGGAAGAACCAGAGAGTGTCTGGGGCAAGAAAAGTAAG GAAGATGGCCAAGTTTATAGTAGTTCTGATCCCTTTATTTGGAGTCTGTTACATCGTGTTCTCCTTCTTGGGAGGGAACGACATTGACGTTGATAGGGATATCCCTTACCTGTACGCCGAGATGTTCTACAACTCCTTTCAG GGCTTTTTATTAGCAGTACTCTTTTGTTTTCTGAACGAAGAG GTATTGCAGGAGATACGCAAGGCTTGGTACAAATACGCTCTTCGCAGGAGAGAAAGCTATGTGTATTCTAGATCAGCGTTCATGACCACGTGGAAGAAAGGATCCAACCGGTCTCATACAGTGTCCTCATTCATTGACGGAGAAAGGTCGTCTGACATTACAAACTCCACAAGACTCCTGCCAAAAGGCAAGAACAATAATGAGTGTGTGTCCAAGTCCTTTACTGACTTGAGGGCGGAAGCTGTCGAGGCCATTCGAAGAGAAACTTGCGAGGAGGCAAATTGTCGGTTTTTGACGGTGCCTAGCCATAAACACCGTCACCACTCGAACGTGAACTCTGAAGTCATCGATCTCAACTGA